CCGGCAGGTCTGCAAACGTCGCATACGACCCTTCCGCCGCGCCGCCGGCCGCTTCAATGTACTGGTCCGAGAACGCACCGTCGTCCGTGAAGAAAATGGCGCTTTCCAGACCTACCTCGTTCTTCTGGCTCACCAGCAACGCCGCTTCCGCCTGGAACCCACCAAAGTAAATCGCTTCGGGTTGGTGAGCGGAAATCTTGGTGAGCGTCGCGCGGAAGTCTTTTTCACCAACCGTGATCCCTTCGTAGTCGGTCACTTCCCCGCCAAAACCCTCGAACGTCTCCTTGAACACGTCCGCCAGGCCCTGACCATACGCCGACCCGTCATGTATCACCGCGACCTTCCGCACTCCCAACTCGTTGTACAGGTACTCGGCCGCCGCCGACCCCTGCACCGCGTCGTTCCACG
The sequence above is drawn from the Ardenticatena maritima genome and encodes:
- a CDS encoding branched-chain amino acid ABC transporter substrate-binding protein — protein: WNDAVQGSAAAEYLYNELGVRKVAVIHDGSAYGQGLADVFKETFEGFGGEVTDYEGITVGEKDFRATLTKISAHQPEAIYFGGFQAEAALLVSQKNEVGLESAIFFTDDGAFSDQYIEAAGGAAEGSYATFADLPAGSPELEAFRARYKEKYGVEPSELGPFHAHAYDATMVLLNAIEKVAVDQDGTLLVPRKALAEAVRATKDYQGLSGTITCDEKGDCGSANIIIYQVQNGEWVRVFPPES